One genomic region from Mangifera indica cultivar Alphonso chromosome 17, CATAS_Mindica_2.1, whole genome shotgun sequence encodes:
- the LOC123200729 gene encoding LOW QUALITY PROTEIN: probable sarcosine oxidase (The sequence of the model RefSeq protein was modified relative to this genomic sequence to represent the inferred CDS: inserted 1 base in 1 codon) → MIDVPELGGWLLNNIFSSNREREREKEMESSKEFDVIVVGGGIMGSSTAYQLAKRAQKTLLLEQFDFLHHRGSSHGESRTIRSTYPEDYYFPLVTESSQLWEQAQSEIGYKVYFKTQQFDMGPSENKSLRSVIASCQKNNVPHQVLNRRQVSEKFSGRFDIPENWAGLVTELGGVIKPTKAVSMFQTLAIKNGAVLRDNMEVKAIVKDNVKGSGIIVIISNGETFWAKKCVITAGAWLGKLAKRVSGVDLPIQPLETSVCYWRIKEGNEEDYAIGGGFPTFASYGNPYIYGTPSLEYPGLIKVAVHGGYPCDPDNRPWGPGXSLSQLKEWIEERFQGRVDSNGPVATQLCMYSMTPDEDFVIDFLGGEEFGKDVVVGGGFSGHGFKMAPVVGKILADLVLHGETTGVELKHFRMARFKENANGNAKEFEDQVNCCAANHQ, encoded by the exons ATGATCGACGTTCCAGAGCTTGGTGGTTGGCTgctgaataatattttttcgagcaatagagagagagagagagagaaggagatGGAATCCTCCAAAGAATTCGACGTAATAGTTGTGGGTGGTGGCATCATGGGCAGCTCCACGGCCTATCAGCTGGCCAAGAGAGCTCAGAAAACACTACTTTTAGAGCAATTCGATTTCTTGCACCACCGTGGCTCGTCTCACGGCGAGTCAAGAACCATCCGTTCAACATACCCAGAAGATTACTACTTTCCTTTGGTAACCGAATCTTCTCAGTTATGGGAACAAGCCCAGTCCGAAATAGGCTACAAAGTCTATTTCAAAACCCAACAATTCGACATGGGTCCGTCGGAAAACAAGTCTCTCCGTTCAGTAATAGCTAGCTGTCAAAAAAATAATGTTCCACATCAAGTCCTTAACCGGCGCCAAGTCTCCGAGAAATTCTCCGGCCGGTTTGACATACCGGAGAACTGGGCTGGGCTGGTGACTGAGCTCGGTGGTGTGATAAAGCCCACAAAAGCAGTGTCCATGTTTCAAACACTAGCCATTAAAAACGGTGCAGTTCTTAGAGATAACATGGAGGTCAAAGCTATAGTAAAAGACAATGTGAAGGGCAGTGGAATTATCGTAATAATCAGCAATGGTGAGACATTCTGGGCGAAGAAATGTGTGATCACGGCGGGGGCTTGGCTGGGAAAGCTGGCGAAAAGGGTCAGTGGGGTGGATTTACCGATTCAACCATTGGAAACCTCCGTGTGTTATTGGAGGATTAAAGAAGGAAACGAGGAAGATTACGCCATTGGTGGAGGTTTTCCAACTTTTGCAAGTTATGGGAatccatatatatatggaaCGCCTTCATTGGAGTATCCGGGACTGATTAAAGTGGCGGTGCATGGTGGGTATCCGTGTGATCCGGATAATAGGCCGTGGGGACCCG TTTCTTTGAGTCAGCTGAAGGAGTGGATAGAGGAGCGGTTTCAGGGTCGGGTCGATTCAAACGGGCCTGTTGCTACTCAATTGTGCATGTATTCGATGACCCCAGACGAGGattttgtgattgattttttGGGTGGGGAGGAGTTTGGGAAAGATGTGGTGGTGGGTGGTGGGTTTTCAGGCCATGGGTTCAAGATGGCCCCGGTTGTGGGAAAGATTTTGGCTGATCTTGTGCTTCATGGAGAGACAACAGGAGTCGAGCTAAAGCATTTTCGGATGGCAAGATTTAAGGAGAACGCTAATGGCAATGCTAAAGAATTTGAAGACCAAGTCAACTGCTGTGCTGCCAATCACCAGTAA